The Desulfobulbus propionicus DSM 2032 DNA segment GGGTGGCGCTCGAGGACAATACGGCCACCCTGCAAATAGGCGCGGATGTCTGCATCGCCAAGGGATCGGCGGCCGCGATGATGGTGCACATCAAGGCGGCGTTGCGACGGTTCCAGTGCAATCAGCGCGGTGCAAGCGGCAGCATCGAGGGGCTGGAAGGGTTGTATCCGCGCGAGGTCACCGCAGAACTGCTGGTCAGCAAAAAACATCGGGAGATCATTCTCGCCCGGATGACCGAGGGGGTAGTCGAACTCAACCACCAGGGGCGGATCGTCATGGCCAACGATGCGGCCCTCACCCTGTTCAACCTGCCCGAGGCGCGGGTTTTGGGCGCTTCATTGCTCCAACTGCTCCCTGAAACCGCTGGAGAACGGGTGCGTGGATGGAGGGAGCAAATCGTTTCTGCCGCTCAGTATGAACCGCTGCTGTTTACCTATGATGAACCGGTGCTGCTCGGTGACCGCCAAGTGACCTGCAATCTGGTGCCGGTGCCTGAAAACGATACCTTTTTCGTGATCGGCATTCTTCAGGATGTCACGGGCAGGAAAAAACTTGAGGTACGGCAGCGGCAACTGGAAAAGGAATTGCAACGTATCCGAAAACTGGATGCCATGTCCATGATGGCGAGCGGTATCGCCCATGATTTCAATAATCTGCTCACGATCATCAACGGTAACCTGGAGATGGCGCGCTACGTCAGCCGCGACGAGAATGTGAGCCAGTTGTTGGGCGAATCGGCCAAGGCGCTTAATCTCACCGCGCAGTTGATTCGCCAGTTCACCACCTTTTCCGACAATTACCTGCCGCAGAAATCCCAGGTTCAGTTGCGCAGGTTGATTGAGGAGGTGTTGGCCCGCGATCTGGCCCCCGTTGGGATTCGTTACCAGATCAGGGCCGACGAGGAGGAACTGGCCCTGACGCTGGATCCCGATCTCGTTCGTCAAGTTTTTGTCAATCTCGCCAAGAACGCGGTGGACGCCATGGGGACCAGCGGCCGCGTCGAGGTGTGCATCGAGCGGGTGGACGGCAGCGACGAAGCGGCCAGAACCGGCCAACCCGTACCGAGCGGCGAGTTGGCGCGGATCACTTTTCAGGACTCGGGCCCGGGTCTCGCGCCCTCGATCATCGATCAGGTCTTTGATCCCTACTTTTCCACCAAGCAGAAGGGGGCGCAAAAGGGGATGGGATTGGGGCTGACCATTGTCCATTCCATCGTCAAGAAACATGGCGGACTGGTCTGGCTCGAATCGCCCGACAGCGGTGGCTGCATCGTGTATCTCTATTTTCCGCTCCAGGAGGCGGCCATCACCGATCCCCGTCTGTGTGCGGGAAAAGGGTGCGGCAAGCGGATCCTGGTCATGGACGACGAGGAAATGATGCGGCTGATCAACAGGAAAATGTTCGAGCATTACGGCTGCAAGGTGAGCGTGGCCTCCAGTGGTGACGAGGCGGTCGCCCTGTTTCGCCAACAGCTGGCGACCGGTAGCCCTTTCGACCTGACCCTGCTCGACCTGCGCGTCCACAACGGCATGGGCGGATTGGAAACCGCGCGCCAGATCGTGGCGTTGTGTCCAGAAGCAGCCTTGGTGGCGGTCAGCGGCGACAGCGGCAGTGAGGTGATGCAACGCTACAGCGAGCATCATTTCGTGGCCGCCCTGGCCAAGCCTTTCTCGATCGATGCGGTCGAAGACCTGATCAACCGTTTGTTGTGAACGCCTGGTGGAGCGGTTCGCGCCCTTGTTCCCCGTTGCCCCTGGGTGTTGCCCGTCTTGTCCCTGTTGAGTGATCCATGTATCTTGCCCGTAAGAAGACCGGTTTTCGGCACGTTGGCTACATTCTGCGAGAATCCTACCAAAGCGGCGGGGTTTTCCTGTCCCGCGATCTGGCCGATTTGGGCCGGGATCCGGGCCGCTTGATCGTGTACAGCGGGGGATCGTCGTTTCACATCGACGAGGAGTTTGTCCGCCGGCTGCGCGAGCAGGGGGTGACCGCCCCCTACAGCGAGTTGGAGGCGTTGCTCTTTCCCTTTGTCGATCCCTACATCCAGCAGCGGCTGGAGCCCTTCCGCAACCGTGGCCAGTACCGGGCCTGGCGACCAGCGAGCGAGACCTTGCGCACCCGGGCGATGCGCGAGACCCAGCCCATGGACCGCAGGCGGCTGCATTACCTGCGCATGGGACGGACTTCGCCGGAAACCGTGGACAAGACCGCCGCCTTCTACACGGTCCTGCTCGACAAATCGCGCGACGAGATCGAGCAGTTGATCCATGACCGCGAGCAGGCCCTGCCGCCGCGCGAGTATCACAGCTATCTGTTCGCCATTTTTAATCTGCAGCGGTTTTTCAAGGAAAGCTATGCCCGGTCCATTCCCCAGGCCCTCGACCGCGACCGCCTGGACAGCCTGTTTATCGAGGAGATATGCCGAGTGGCCGGGGATGGCGAGTTCTGGCGGGGCTATCCGCGAACCGACCGGCTGCCCGACTGTTTGATCCGCTATCTGATCATGTATTTTGATGCCGCTCCCGATGAACCCCTTGCCTGGATGCGGTTCGCCCGCTCTTCGCGCACGCGCCGGTTCCATAGCGGCGGCCTGGCGACGGCCGACAAGATCTCGCGCACCCAGGCTTTTGCCCTGTTCGGCCTGAGCGGCGAACAGCTGGCTGGGATGCGCAAGAAGGATCTCACCCGCCTCTATCGGCAAAAGGCCCACGAACTGCATCCGGACAAGGGTGGCGACAGCGAGCAGTTCATCCGTCTGACCGCAGCCTACGAAGAGCTGCTGCCCTCCCTGCGCTCATGACCGTTACTCCCGGCGGCATTGAAACCGGCAGCGCTGTGCGTGGCGATCGCGAGGCAGACATCGGCATGCTGCTGCGGCTGCTCCGGCCCATTTTTCGTACCCATTGGCTGCGCTTGGCCGGCGGTTTTATCGCCCTCGTGACGGTCGATTTCCTCCAACTGATCATCCCCCGTTTTGTCAAGGCCGCAGTGGATGGCTTGTCGGCCGGCACCGCCGATACCGCCCGGCTGATCCAACTGAGCGTGTCCGTCTGCCTGGTGGCCCTGGTGGTGGCGGTACTTCGCTTTACCTGGCGCTATCTGATCATCGGTTTTTCCCGGATTTTGGAAAAAAAGCTGCGTGATCGGCTCTTTGATCATCTGCTGCGCATGGATCAGCCTTTTTTCGAACGTTGGACCATTGGCGATCTCATGGCCCATGCGAGCAACGATCTCGCCACGGTCCAGATGGCCTGCGGCATGGGACTGGTGGCCGCGGTGGACGCGCTGGTGATGTCGGCGGCCGCCTTGGGGTTCATGATGGCGATCAGCCTCAAGCTGACCCTGATCGCCCTCCTGCCGATGCCGGTGCTGATCGTCTGCACCCGCATTCTTTCCGGCCGTCTGCATCACCGCTTCAACCTGGTGCAGGAGCAGTTTTCCCTGCTGACCGAGTTTGCCCGCGCAACCCTGGTGTCGGTCCGCCTGATCAAGGCCTATACCCTGGAGCGCTTCCAGGAGGGCCGGTTCCAGCGTCTCGGCCAGGCCTATGTACGCAGCAACCTCAAGGTGGCCACCATCCAGGGGCTGCTCTTTCCCATCGCCACCCTGGTCGGCAATGTCGGCATGCTGCTCCTGCTCTATTACGGCGGAGCGTTGGTGATCGAGGGGGCGATCTCCATCGGTTCGTTTGTCGCCTTTGTCAGCTACCTCTACATGCTCATCTGGCCGATGATGGCGGTCGGTTGGGTGGCCAACCTCGCCCAGCGCGGCATTACCAGCATGCGACGTATCCACCGGCTGCTCACCCAGCAGCCGGTGGTCAGCACCAGGCCGACCGTGGCCCTGCCGCCGGCGGTCGTCACCGCCTACGCATGCCGGCGACTCAGCTTCACCTATGGCGAGGCCATTCGTCCAGCGCTTCGTGACCTCAACCTGGAGATCGGTCCTGGCCTGGTGGGCATGACCGGCCGCACCGGTTCGGGCAAATCGACCCTGTGCAAGCTGCTGCTGCGAATGTATCCGGTGGCCGACGGCATGTTGTATTTCCGGGGCGAGGATGTCAACCGCCTTGCCCAGGCCGACATCCGTGCCTGCATCGCCTATGTGGGCCAAGAACCGGTGGTCTTTGCCGACACCATCGCCGCCAATATTGCTTTTGGCCGGCCGGAGGCTTCCATGGCCGAGATCGAGGCTGCCGCCCGGGCCGCAGCCATTGACGAGGATATCCGCACCTTCGCCGACGGCTACCAGGCGGTCATCGGCGAGCGGGGCGTCAAGCTCTCCGGCGGCCAGCGGCAACGGCTGGCCCTGTCCCGGGCCCTGCTGTGCGACCGGCCGATGCTGATCATCGACGATGCCTTGTCGGCCATCGACGTCGAGACCGAGCAACAGGTCCTGCAGGGCATTCTTGCTGGCCTGGCCGGCAAATCGGTGCTGTTGATTTCCCACCGGATCAACGTGCTGCGCCACGCCGAGCGGATCGTGGTCCTTGACGAAGGACGGATCGTGGCCGAAGGGCGGCACGAGGACCTGCTCGCCACCCCCTTTTACCGCGTGATGGCGGACAAGCAACGAAACGATGCATAATTTCGGCTATTCGGAAGAGGGGCAGATCGGATCGGTCGGCGACGCACGGCTGTGGCGGCGCATTCTGGGCTACTGCCGGCAGCATGCGGCCGCGCTGACCGGGGCGGTGGCGCTCAGCCTGGTGATCACCGTGGCCACCTTGGGGATGCCGCGCCTGATGCAGCTGGGGATCGACCAATACATCGTGGTCGAGTCGCTGCCGGGCGCGGCGCGCATCGCCGGGCTGGGTCAGGTGGCCCTGTGGTACGGACTGCTGGTGGGCGTGGTCTTCCTTGCCACCTTTTTTCAGGTGGTGCTGCTCGAATGGATCGGTCAATCGATCATGCATCGGCTGCGTCAGGATTTGTTCAGCCACCTGCTGACCCTTGATCTCGGCTATTTCCACAACCAGCCCGCCGGCCGGCTGGTGACCCGGCTGACCAACGACATCCAGAACATGCACGAGATGTTCACCTCGGTGATGGTCACTCTGTTCAACGACGGTCTCAAGCTGGCGGGTATCTTCTGGTTTCTGGCGATGATGAACGGCCGGCTCGCCCTGGTGATGTCGATCTTCATTCCGCTGGCCACGGTGATCACCCTGGTTTTTTCCCGATTCGCCCGCGAGCAGTTCCGCGCCATCCGTTCGCAGTTGGCCAAGATCAACAGTTTCCTCGCCGAATCCCTGGCAGGAGTGGCCGTGATCCAGGCCTTTGGCGGCCAGGAGCGGAGCAGCCGCGCCCACGGCGGCCTGACCGGGGAATACCTGCAGCGCTCCTTCGATCAGATCAAGCTGTTCGGCACCTTCATGCCGCTGACCGAACTGATGAGCTCGGCGGCCATTGCCCTGATCATCTGGTACGGCGGCGGCGAGGTCATCCGCCGCACGCTGACCATCGGCGAACTGGCCGCCTTCATCTCCTATATGCGGCTGTTTTTTCAGCCGCTGCGCGAGCTTTCCCAAAAATATTCAATTGTCCAGTCGGCCATGGCCTCGGCCGAACGGATCTTCCAGACCCTGGACACCCGCTCGGCCATGCGGGCGCTGCCGACAATCCTGCCGAGCGAAACGGCGGCGTCGGCCGGGGCCATCGAGTTCCGCGGCGTCCAGTTCGCCTACCAACCGGGCCAGCCGATTCTGCGTGACATCAACCTGCGCATCGCTCCGGGAGAGACCATCGCCCTGGTCGGGTCCACCGGTGCCGGCAAATCGACCTTGATTTCCCTTTTGGTGCGGTTTTACGATCCAACCCAGGGCGTGGTGCTGGTAGACGGGGTCGATGTTCGCAGCCTGCCTCTGGAGACCCTGCGACAACGGATCGGCATCATCATGCAGGATATCTTCATCCTGCCCGACACGGTGCGGGCCAACATCATCCTCGATCAGCAGACAGATGAGCGACGCCTAGCCGATATCCTCGGCCGCACCGGTCTGGACGGCTTTATCGGCCGCCTGCCCCAGGGGCTTGAGACCCGTATCGGCGAGGGTGCGCTCAATCTCAGTTTGGGCGAAAAGCAGCTTTTGTCCTTTGTCCGCGCCCTCTACCGCGACCCCTCCATTCTCGTGCTCGACGAGGCTACCGCCTCCATCGACACCGAGTCGGAAAACCTGCTCGAGCAGGCCATTGCCGCCGGCTTCCACGGCCGGACTTCATTGGTGATCGCCCACCGCCTGTCCACCATCCGTCGGGTCGACCGGATCCTGGTCATGGAGCAGGGGCGGATTGTCGAGCAGGGCAGCCACGAGGAATTGATGGGCCGGGAGAGTCTCTACCGCGATCTGGTACGGCTCGATGGTCAGGCGTAGAACGTGTGAGGAGGCAATTTGGTTCTGGCAATACGGTGTGCTACGGCTTTGGGCTGTAGGCTGTGTTGCGGTAGAAGGGGATGGTGCGTTCGAGCATTTTCTGTAGTTCGCCGTTTTTTTCGATCTGGGCCAGGTACGCGTTGGCCGCGTCGCGCAGGGCGGTGTCGTTGGGGCGGACCGCCCAAGCCAGCGGTTCACGGGTGAGGGGCGTTCCCCCCGGGGTCAGCCCCTTGTCGACGTAAAGGGAGGCGTAATAGAAATTGGTGGCCATGTCGAAGACAAAGACGTCGATGGTGTCGGCCACCAGGGCCTGTACCCCTTCGGCCGCCGTGGGGAAGCGGCTGATCGTGCCCTTGGGTTTGAGCATCTTGAGCAGGTTGTCGCCGGAACTTTCGCCCACCACCCCGAGGCGGACGGATTGTTCGGTCAGGCCTCGGGTCCCCTTGCCAAGTTTCTTGTGATCATCCAGATGGACGAGCGCCACTTGGCCCGAGATCAGATAGGGGTTGGCGGTGGCCAGTTTCCGGGCATGGGCCTCGGCCACGGTCATCCCGGTCATGAGAATGTCCACCTTCTTGTCCAGCAGCGCCTCGGCCAGGTCCTGCCGCGGTATCTCCACCAGTTCCAGGTTTCTTTGCATCGAGGCCGCCAGACCGGCGGCAAACTTCACCTCCAGACCAATGGCGACGTCGCCCTGTTCATAGGCCAGCGGCGGCGCATCCAGGGCGATGCCGACCCGGAGGGGGGCAGGTTCCATCAGCCTGTGGAACAATCCCTTGGTCTGGGAACCGTGATGGCAGCCGCCGAGCATGGCGGCGGCGAGGAGGGCGAGCAGGAGGCGGGACAATCGGGTCATGGCGTTGTTCTCTTCTGAAGGCGGACGGCGCGACGTTTGTTGGGCGGACACGGAAAAGGGGTGGCGAGGTATCCGTTCAGCGGGCCGGCACGCCCTTGATCACCCGGCCGGTGGAGATAAACGAAATGCCCTGCTGCATCTTGGTGCCGATCATTACCGATTCGATGATCGGCTCGACGACGGCGGCCTTCGCCTCCCACTCGACCAGGAATTTGGCGCCCGAGCCGCCTTTGGATTCCGATTCCGGGACAATGAACCGGGTGGAACCCAGAGGCTCGATGGTCATGGGTTGCTCCAGATACTGCTGCAGGAGCACCCCCTTGGAATCGTAGTAGCTAACGCTTTTCAGGGTGAATGGTTTGTCCGGATCAGTGTTGCGCACGCTGAGGGTGGCGGTCAGCAGGAAGGGCGTGTCGCGGTAGCGGTCCTCGGCGTAGATGTGCGAATAGATCGGCACATAGACTGTCTGGCCGAGCCATTTGGACAGGGTTTCGCCGGCGACAGGGCGGGTGCACAGGAACAGGGCGCAGAACAGCAGGACAATGCGTTCGATTTTCATGGGCGTATCGGCGGTACGGGTTGTGAACGGTGGGCGGAGAGCAGGGCGGCCGCCACTTCGCGGCTCAGGTCGGCGACGGCCTGCGAGCCGCTGTCAACATAGCCGGAATACTCCGGTTTGTCGATGGGGCGCGTCTGGCGGAATGTCTTTCGCGCCACAATGGTTTTGCGTACGCTGTCGCTCAGGGTGTAGACGGCGGTGGTGATGAACTGGCGGCCGTTGCCGCTGAATTCATTGATGTCGACTTCCAGCTGGTAGCGGATGACGCCGTAGCGTGGGCCGGGGTAGGCGGCGACCTGGTCGGTGGCCAGCAGGTCCTTGAGGTCGGCGACCATCTGCTGGCTGATCTGCTGATCCAGCGGACCGGCCCAGAGGTGGTTGGCCGAGGCGCGGGCCTCGCCGGAGGTGCGCTGGGTGAGCAGCCCGCGGCCCTGGAGATGCGGCGCCAGCTGTATCGGCATGAGCAGGATCAACTCCTTGGAGGTGGTAAAATCATGCCCCAGGGGGGGCTGCCGGACCGGCTGCAAGGCATAGAGGATATTGTTGGTCGTGGGTTTGAGGCAACCACCGAGCAGCAAGGCGCAGACCAGCAGCCATCCCAGGGAACGTCCGACGTTGTTGGCAGTATTCATGGAGAGTCCTCGCCCTGGCCGAAGAGCAGCGCATTGGGGTTCTGCTGCAGGTAGTCGGTCAGCTGTCTGATGGAGGCGGCGGCCCGTTCGATCTCCCGCAGCGAGGCGCCGGCCTGGTAGGAGAGCAGGGAATCCTTTGCCGTCAGTTGTTCGATGTTGTTGAGCGTCTTGGTCAGCGAAGCGGCGGTGGCGTTGAGTCCGCTCAGCAGGTGTTTGAATTCGGTGCTCATCCCCGGCAGTTGTTTGTCGGCGGTGTGCAGAAAACGATCGGCGGTGGCCGAAAGAGCCGCAAAATTGGTCAATCCCTTTTTCAGTTCGGCGGCCAGCGCCGGGAACTCGCTGTCAGCCCGGCCCAAAAGAGTGTTGACCCGATCCATGGTGGTGTCCAGGGCTGCCAGGGCGTTGCGGGTTTCTTTGGAGTTGATGATCGAGTTGATGCCGTCAAGGGCGGTGGCGGTTTTGTGAAGAATCTCGCTCAGCGGCATGGTTTCCAGGGTCTGGGTGATCTGTTCAAGCCCGGAAACCTGGGTGGGAATCTCGAAGAGGTCGGTGTCCTTGCCGCGCAGCTGGGCCTTGGTTCCGGGATAAAAGGCCAGATCGATGTAGAGCTTGCCGGTCAACAGGCTGGTGATTTTCAGCTGGGCGCGCATCCCCTGGTCGATCAGCTCGGTGAGCATGGCACGGATAGTGTCCGGATGCCAATTTTCGGACCGGTTGTTGGTTAGATCCGGGGTCTGCTGGATGTCAATGTAGACCGGAATGATGTAGTTGTTCTTTTGCGCGTCGAAACTGATCCGCACCGCGCTGACCCGACCGATGGTCACTCCGCGGAAGGTCACCGGCGCGCCGATGTCGAGCCCGTAGAGCGAGCCGGTGAAATAGGCGACACAGCGGAAGCGGTCGTCCTTGAACTTGATGTTGCCCAGGATGACGATCGCGGCGATGGTCAGGCCGATGGCGGTGAGGACAAAGGCGCCGACCAGGGTCGGGTTGGCTTTCTTGCTCAAACTGTTCGAACCTCCCGTTTTCCGGTTCCCCGGGTGAGAAATTTGAGCACCGTCGGGTCGGTGCATTCCTGCAGGAGCCTCTTGGGATCGCCGGTGGCCAGCATGGTCTTGGCCTCGCTGTCGAGATAGACCGAGTTGGTGGCGATGGCGTAGATCGAGGCCAGTTCATGGGTGACGATGATTACCGTGGCGCCGAGGCTCTCGCGCAGTTCGAGGATCAGCTCGTCGAGATTGCGGGCGCTGATCGGGTCGAGCCCGGCCGAGGGTTCATCGAAAAAAAGAAAATCTGGGTCCAGGGCAATGGCCCGTGCCAAGGCCGCCCGTTTGCGCATGCCGCCGGACAACTGGGCGGGATAGAATTCCTCGAACCCCGCCAGCCCGACCAAGGACAGCTTGAACGACACCAGCTCGGCAATCACCGCGGGCGGCAAATCGGTATAATGCTGCAACGGTAGGGCCACGTTTTCCGCCAGGGTCATCGAGCTCCACAGGGCACCGGACTGGTAGAGGACACCGGCCCTTCGGACGATCGTCGCCCGGTCCTCCTCTTCTAGTTCCCAGAAATTATCGCGACCGTACCAGACCGCTCCACTGGCCGGCGGTTTGAGGCCGATCATGTGGCGCAGCAGGGTCGATTTGCCGCAGCCCGACCCACCCATGATCACGAAGATGTCCCCCCGGGCGATGGTGAAGGTGAGGTCGCGCTGGAGGACGAAACTGCCATAGGCCATGGTCAGATTTTGGACGGTGATAGCGGCAACGGACTCGGTCATCGCCGAGGCCTCAGCGGTAGAGGAGGAAGGTGATGATCGAGTCGGAAACCACGATCAGGACAATCGAGGTGACCACGGCCGAGGTGGTGGCCTCGCCGACCGCGAGCGCGCTCCGTCCGCACTGCATGCCGCGCAGGCAGCCGGCATAGCCGATCAGGACCCCGAAAATCGACGCCTTGAGAATACCTTGGCCGCACTGGCCGAGGCGCAAGGTTTTGCGGGTCTGTTCGAGATATTCGATCAGCGACAGATCAAGCATGGTGACGCCGATCACCGAACCGCCCAGAATGCCCATGATGTCGGCGTAGACGCACAGCAGGGGCAGCATTAGCATCAGGGCCAGCATCCGCGGCAGGACGAGAAAACCCACCGGCGAGATGCCCATGGTACGCAGGGCGTCGATTTCCTCGTTGACCTGCATGGTGCCCAACTGCGCCGCGTAGGCCGCGCCGATTCGGCCGGCGATGATCACCCCGCTCATCAGCGCGCCCATCTCCAGCACCATGCCCAAGCCGACCAGGTTGGCCACATAGATCTGGGCGCCGAACATCTGGAGCTGCACCGCGCCAACGAAGGACAGAATCACGCCTACCAGCACCGCGATCAGGCTGACGATCGGCAGCGACTCCACGCCGCAGCTCTGGATGAAGTAGAAGAAATCGCGCCATTTGAAGGGTTTTTTGCCTGCGGCCAGCGCCATGCAGGCGAGGATGATTTCACCGGTGAAGGCGGCCGCCTCCCGCGCCTGTCCGGAAAGGGCGAGCGTCAGGCGGCCGATACGGGTAACCAGCAATTCGCGGACGTTCTTGCCATAAGTGACCTTTTCCGGAACAGCCTCGGACAGGGCCAGCAGCCGCCGCACCCCGGGCGGCAAGCCTTCCAGGTCGACCGCGATGCCGCCATTGCGGGCCGCTGCCGTGGTCGCCTTGAGGAAGACCAGCAGCCTGGTGTCCCATTCGGCAAGGTCGGTGGAAAGAAAGGCGAGCGTGCGAATGGAGGAGTCGAGCGCTCCCACCAGCTCCGTCGGCGGCGGCGGATCGGTGCGCAGGGTCCAGGCTCCTTGCAGGTGAACCGTCAACCTGCTTGGCTGACTGCGGTCAAGGGAAAAACAGGGTCGCTGATGCACGGTGTTCGATCTGGTTGGTTGGGCGTTGCCCGGACGGCGGATTTCGGTCTATCGGCCGATGGGCTGGGCGTTTCGTCCCGGTTTGGGCAGAAGCTGGCGCAGTGGATCAGCCTGCGCATTGGTCCATCGCTGGTTGATGAGCACGTCGAACAGCTGGACCGGCTTGCCGTAATACTGCCGGTTCCAGTCATCCAGGGGAGAGATGGCCGCTCCTTCGAGACTGACACCGCCATAGATGCCCTGCGAGCGACCAAAGGCAAGGATGTCGGCGGTTTGCGCCTTGGCCGACGCGCCCATGGGTCCCGCGGCCACGGCCACATCGGCGCCGATTTTGTAGTCGGTGGACAGCATGGCGTTCAGCCCTCGGTCGGTCATGATCAACAGGATGATTTCCGAGGCATCGGCGCCGACCTGAAATCCCAGGGAAACCGAACCCATGCTGTAAAAAGCCGGATAGCTCCATTTGCCGCTACCCGAATCCTGGGCGAGCAGCACGCCGCGACCGCCCGAGCCGCCGATGATGAAACCGCCGCGCAGCATCTGGGGAACGATGAAGATACCCCGTGCCTGGTCGACATTGCGCTGGAACCATTCCATGTTGGGATCGGCCATGAAGCCTTTGTAGACCGAGGCGGCGCGACCAACCAGATCCGCGGGTTCCCCGTAATAGTCGGCGGAGGCGGATGAGGCCGGGAGGATCGAAGCGTAGAGCGCAAAGAGCAGGACAACGGCCAAGCGATGGAAGGACATGGGGAAACCTCCTCGGAGTCGAACGGGTGATGGGTTTCTTCCTGTCGGAATCATTGATGATATGGTATAGGCTGTCTTTGCACAAGAAAAAAGTGCCAAAACCCGCCGCGTCGGCACAAGGAGAAACACAGTATTCAAGGAGGAGCGCGAGAGGGGAAAGGGGCAGGCCGCGCACCGGAACAACGCGAGCGGCCTGCGGGCCTGGGGATCAGTCGACGGCGTAGAAGTATTCTTTTTCCGCTCCGCATTTGGGACAGACCCAGTCGTCGGGCAGGTCGGCAAAGGCGGTTCCCGGAGCCACGCCGTGCTCGAAATCACCTTCGGCGGGATCGTACACATATCCACAGGGACATTCCATTTTCTGCATGTTTTCTTCTCCTGGTGCATGGGGTTGATGGATGTCTTCGCGCTTGGCTGCTCCCGCAAAGGGGGTGTCGAGCCGTAGCCATTTCATCGTCAAGACACCCTAAAGAGTTTTCAGCCCAGGGACAAGCAAAAGAACAAAGGGTTGATACAAATTATGCTTCTTCCCGGCGGACGGTCCGTGACCCAGAGGGACGTTGTTCGGGAAAAGGGCGGGGTGGAAAATTACACTTGACAGAAGTCGATGGAATCGGGTTAAATAACGCGCTTTGCGATTAATTATTTCCATTGGCCGTTATAGATTTGAGTGATAGAGAGGAGGAGTCGCATGTATGCAATAATTCGGACCGGCGGCAAACAGTATCAGGTGGAAGCCGGCGACACGCTTCGCGTGGAAAAGCTCCAGGGCGAAGTAGGCGACACCGTGGAGTTAGCAGAGGTTCTTCTGGTGGTTGACGGTGAAACCGTGAAGATCGGTCAGCCCATGGTTGACGGCGCCAAGGTGGTGGCCAAGATCGTCGAGCAGGGGCGCCATAAGAAGGTTATCGTCTTCAAGAAAAAACGTCGCCAGGGTTATCAGGTGAAAAAAGGGCATCGCCAGATGTACACCGCCCTGGCCATCGAGACGATTTCAGCATAAGGGATTAACTGATTTACTGGAGAACACACCATGGCTCATAAGAAAGCAGGCGGCAGTTCGCGAAACGGCCGCGACAGTGCGGGGCAGCGACGGGGCATCAAGCGGTTCGGCGGTCAGATCGTCAAGGCCGGCAGTATTCTGGTTCGGCAACTGGGCACGGTCATCCACCCCGGAACCAATGTCGGCTGCGGCCGTGACTACACCCTGTTTGCCAAGGTCGACGGCACGGTCAAGTACGAGTCCTTCGGCAAGGACCGCAAGAGAGTTTCCGTTTATCCCGCCGAGTAGAGGCGGGTACCTCCTCGTTCGGGGAGGATTGG contains these protein-coding regions:
- a CDS encoding molecular chaperone DnaJ gives rise to the protein MYLARKKTGFRHVGYILRESYQSGGVFLSRDLADLGRDPGRLIVYSGGSSFHIDEEFVRRLREQGVTAPYSELEALLFPFVDPYIQQRLEPFRNRGQYRAWRPASETLRTRAMRETQPMDRRRLHYLRMGRTSPETVDKTAAFYTVLLDKSRDEIEQLIHDREQALPPREYHSYLFAIFNLQRFFKESYARSIPQALDRDRLDSLFIEEICRVAGDGEFWRGYPRTDRLPDCLIRYLIMYFDAAPDEPLAWMRFARSSRTRRFHSGGLATADKISRTQAFALFGLSGEQLAGMRKKDLTRLYRQKAHELHPDKGGDSEQFIRLTAAYEELLPSLRS
- a CDS encoding ABC transporter ATP-binding protein gives rise to the protein MTVTPGGIETGSAVRGDREADIGMLLRLLRPIFRTHWLRLAGGFIALVTVDFLQLIIPRFVKAAVDGLSAGTADTARLIQLSVSVCLVALVVAVLRFTWRYLIIGFSRILEKKLRDRLFDHLLRMDQPFFERWTIGDLMAHASNDLATVQMACGMGLVAAVDALVMSAAALGFMMAISLKLTLIALLPMPVLIVCTRILSGRLHHRFNLVQEQFSLLTEFARATLVSVRLIKAYTLERFQEGRFQRLGQAYVRSNLKVATIQGLLFPIATLVGNVGMLLLLYYGGALVIEGAISIGSFVAFVSYLYMLIWPMMAVGWVANLAQRGITSMRRIHRLLTQQPVVSTRPTVALPPAVVTAYACRRLSFTYGEAIRPALRDLNLEIGPGLVGMTGRTGSGKSTLCKLLLRMYPVADGMLYFRGEDVNRLAQADIRACIAYVGQEPVVFADTIAANIAFGRPEASMAEIEAAARAAAIDEDIRTFADGYQAVIGERGVKLSGGQRQRLALSRALLCDRPMLIIDDALSAIDVETEQQVLQGILAGLAGKSVLLISHRINVLRHAERIVVLDEGRIVAEGRHEDLLATPFYRVMADKQRNDA
- a CDS encoding ATP-binding response regulator, which codes for MNEIYALVVDNSPVIRRILGYVLEAEGCTVETAEDGLAALDCIARRRPDVLFTDLIMPKIDGEKLCYIIRNTPELKDIFLVVLSGVALEDNTATLQIGADVCIAKGSAAAMMVHIKAALRRFQCNQRGASGSIEGLEGLYPREVTAELLVSKKHREIILARMTEGVVELNHQGRIVMANDAALTLFNLPEARVLGASLLQLLPETAGERVRGWREQIVSAAQYEPLLFTYDEPVLLGDRQVTCNLVPVPENDTFFVIGILQDVTGRKKLEVRQRQLEKELQRIRKLDAMSMMASGIAHDFNNLLTIINGNLEMARYVSRDENVSQLLGESAKALNLTAQLIRQFTTFSDNYLPQKSQVQLRRLIEEVLARDLAPVGIRYQIRADEEELALTLDPDLVRQVFVNLAKNAVDAMGTSGRVEVCIERVDGSDEAARTGQPVPSGELARITFQDSGPGLAPSIIDQVFDPYFSTKQKGAQKGMGLGLTIVHSIVKKHGGLVWLESPDSGGCIVYLYFPLQEAAITDPRLCAGKGCGKRILVMDDEEMMRLINRKMFEHYGCKVSVASSGDEAVALFRQQLATGSPFDLTLLDLRVHNGMGGLETARQIVALCPEAALVAVSGDSGSEVMQRYSEHHFVAALAKPFSIDAVEDLINRLL
- a CDS encoding ABC transporter ATP-binding protein, with the translated sequence MHNFGYSEEGQIGSVGDARLWRRILGYCRQHAAALTGAVALSLVITVATLGMPRLMQLGIDQYIVVESLPGAARIAGLGQVALWYGLLVGVVFLATFFQVVLLEWIGQSIMHRLRQDLFSHLLTLDLGYFHNQPAGRLVTRLTNDIQNMHEMFTSVMVTLFNDGLKLAGIFWFLAMMNGRLALVMSIFIPLATVITLVFSRFAREQFRAIRSQLAKINSFLAESLAGVAVIQAFGGQERSSRAHGGLTGEYLQRSFDQIKLFGTFMPLTELMSSAAIALIIWYGGGEVIRRTLTIGELAAFISYMRLFFQPLRELSQKYSIVQSAMASAERIFQTLDTRSAMRALPTILPSETAASAGAIEFRGVQFAYQPGQPILRDINLRIAPGETIALVGSTGAGKSTLISLLVRFYDPTQGVVLVDGVDVRSLPLETLRQRIGIIMQDIFILPDTVRANIILDQQTDERRLADILGRTGLDGFIGRLPQGLETRIGEGALNLSLGEKQLLSFVRALYRDPSILVLDEATASIDTESENLLEQAIAAGFHGRTSLVIAHRLSTIRRVDRILVMEQGRIVEQGSHEELMGRESLYRDLVRLDGQA